A single region of the Fenollaria sporofastidiosus genome encodes:
- a CDS encoding amino acid ABC transporter permease, translating into MDRFNINLFFKLFPKILRYLPETFKLAFITIFFSLLIALIVAIIRQYKIKGLYTLTSIYVSFFRGTPFIAQLFWFYYGLAQVFESIKSMNPFQALVICMSANYAAFMSEDIRAALNSVSRSQYEAGLSIGMSPLKVIQRIIIPQAARVAAPGLSNHFIGIFKSTSIGFMIGYKDMMAAVSLETSKVYRFLEGYTVAIVIYWIIISILSYGQKKLEEKLNLNYK; encoded by the coding sequence ATGGATCGTTTTAATATAAATCTCTTTTTTAAACTATTTCCAAAAATATTAAGATATTTGCCAGAAACATTTAAGCTGGCATTTATAACTATATTTTTCTCTTTATTAATAGCTTTAATTGTTGCTATTATAAGACAATATAAAATAAAGGGTTTATATACTTTAACGTCAATATATGTTTCATTTTTTAGAGGCACACCATTTATTGCACAGTTATTTTGGTTCTATTATGGACTTGCACAAGTCTTTGAATCAATAAAATCAATGAATCCATTTCAAGCTTTAGTTATATGTATGAGTGCTAACTATGCAGCATTTATGTCAGAAGACATACGTGCTGCATTGAATTCTGTTAGCAGATCTCAGTATGAAGCAGGTCTATCAATAGGAATGTCCCCATTAAAAGTTATACAGAGAATAATAATACCACAAGCAGCTAGAGTTGCTGCACCGGGATTGTCTAATCATTTTATAGGGATATTTAAATCTACATCTATTGGATTTATGATTGGATATAAAGATATGATGGCTGCAGTAAGTTTGGAAACATCTAAAGTATATAGATTTTTGGAAGGATATACAGTTGCTATAGTTATTTATTGGATAATAATTTCAATATTATCATATGGCCAAAAGAAATTAGAAGAGAAGCTTAATTTGAACTATAAGTAG
- a CDS encoding amino acid ABC transporter ATP-binding protein: MIKIENLCKKFDDFEVLKNVSLSLEEGKVAVLIGPSGSGKSTFLRCINFLERADKGTISINDCTINCETATKKEISQLRSLTSMVFQNYCLFLNKTALENIMEPMISVQKLSKTEAREKALEIIKSIGLYDKQGNYPTQLSGGQQQRIGIGRAMAVNSKLMLIDEPTSSLDPELVGEVLKLLYELAKEKTTMIIATHEMKFAKHIADKVIFIDNGEIIEEGSAEEIFNNPKSERLKQFLNKFQVK, encoded by the coding sequence ATGATTAAAATAGAAAATTTATGTAAAAAATTTGATGATTTTGAAGTATTAAAAAACGTTTCACTATCGCTAGAAGAAGGAAAAGTGGCAGTTTTAATTGGTCCTTCAGGATCAGGAAAATCAACATTTTTAAGATGTATAAACTTTCTTGAAAGAGCTGATAAAGGCACTATTAGTATCAATGATTGTACTATTAATTGCGAAACAGCTACTAAAAAAGAAATTAGTCAATTAAGATCTTTAACATCTATGGTGTTTCAAAATTATTGCCTTTTTTTAAACAAAACTGCTCTCGAAAATATAATGGAACCAATGATATCGGTTCAAAAACTTAGTAAAACTGAAGCTAGAGAAAAAGCTCTTGAAATAATAAAATCAATTGGACTATATGACAAACAAGGTAATTATCCAACACAACTTTCTGGCGGTCAACAACAAAGAATTGGTATTGGCAGAGCCATGGCTGTTAATTCTAAGTTAATGCTAATAGATGAGCCAACATCTTCTCTTGATCCTGAATTGGTAGGAGAAGTTTTAAAGCTTTTATATGAATTAGCTAAAGAAAAAACAACTATGATAATTGCAACACATGAGATGAAATTTGCTAAACATATAGCTGACAAAGTTATATTTATTGATAATGGAGAGATAATAGAAGAAGGATCTGCGGAAGAAATTTTTAATAATCCAAAGTCTGAAAGGTTAAAACAATTTTTAAATAAATTTCAGGTAAAATAA
- a CDS encoding glutathione S-transferase C-terminal domain-containing protein, translated as MNYIEYNGRKISVRPAVKDYEIDEKGAYVRQIPWFREPFGESYKNPVEKDRYTLFWAKDCAWSNRVAIVYSLLGLCESIKEEIVDWTELDLPVGWECVNSKDCINKESNARFVGELYYRTDSNFVGRPAVPLLFDYKRQVIANNDYHKMTYYLEKDFKSLHKKGAPNLLPSSIESEIVKMGSWLYDNINNAIYRMCFANNKTQYKIAYDIFYKAMEELEQRLAKSRFIFGDYLTDSDIRLFSTLVRLDVDYGKYLNLDIYLADYNNLFDYCREIYQIAEVSKKTFFKKICRKEFNEEDIKNVEKLWSEKIDRKNKIKSSDNIFIIE; from the coding sequence ATGAACTATATTGAATATAACGGAAGAAAAATATCTGTCAGACCTGCTGTAAAGGACTATGAAATTGATGAGAAAGGCGCTTATGTAAGACAGATTCCATGGTTCAGGGAGCCTTTTGGAGAATCATATAAAAACCCTGTAGAAAAAGATAGATATACACTTTTTTGGGCAAAAGATTGCGCTTGGTCTAATCGCGTTGCTATAGTTTATTCATTATTGGGTTTGTGTGAATCAATTAAGGAAGAGATTGTTGATTGGACTGAATTAGATTTGCCTGTTGGCTGGGAATGCGTAAACTCTAAAGATTGTATAAACAAGGAAAGTAATGCTCGTTTTGTTGGCGAGCTATATTATAGAACTGATAGTAATTTTGTAGGAAGACCAGCTGTACCATTGTTATTTGATTATAAAAGGCAAGTAATAGCAAATAATGATTATCACAAAATGACATATTATTTAGAAAAAGATTTTAAATCTCTTCATAAAAAAGGAGCACCTAATTTATTACCAAGTAGCATCGAAAGTGAAATAGTAAAAATGGGCTCTTGGCTTTATGACAATATCAATAACGCTATTTATAGAATGTGCTTTGCTAACAATAAAACACAATACAAGATAGCCTATGATATATTTTACAAGGCTATGGAAGAATTGGAACAAAGACTTGCAAAGTCAAGATTTATCTTTGGTGATTATTTAACAGATTCAGATATACGTCTATTTTCTACATTGGTAAGATTAGATGTGGATTATGGTAAATATTTAAATCTTGATATTTATTTAGCAGATTATAATAATTTGTTTGATTATTGCAGAGAAATATATCAAATAGCAGAAGTAAGTAAAAAAACTTTTTTTAAAAAAATATGTAGGAAAGAATTTAATGAGGAAGATATAAAGAACGTTGAAAAATTATGGTCTGAGAAAATTGATAGGAAGAATAAGATTAAGTCGAGTGATAACATATTTATAATAGAATAA
- a CDS encoding DUF4230 domain-containing protein codes for MSRLSQRQRRLRFYRLLVIILIAIIAIYFFVFRKKFIGVNKEERVDNLKASIEDIGDLVTVEYNYTDILTYKDSLTLMDMKIPFTDKSYIIKYNGYIKAGIDLSKAVVKDVGDTKVELEVPKATITDSVLDEKSMVILDQKNNIFNPLDLGDYQETLKKELNARELKAKKDGILERAQDNADKILRKMLQSLGYKDINISYI; via the coding sequence ATGAGTAGATTATCGCAAAGGCAAAGAAGACTTCGCTTCTACAGATTGCTAGTAATTATACTTATTGCCATCATTGCAATCTACTTCTTCGTTTTTAGAAAGAAGTTTATTGGGGTGAATAAGGAAGAAAGAGTTGACAACTTAAAGGCTTCCATAGAAGACATAGGAGACTTAGTAACTGTCGAGTACAACTACACTGACATATTGACATACAAGGACAGCTTGACTCTTATGGATATGAAGATACCATTCACAGACAAAAGCTACATTATTAAGTATAATGGCTACATAAAGGCCGGCATAGACTTATCAAAGGCGGTAGTAAAGGACGTAGGCGATACTAAAGTTGAGCTTGAAGTACCTAAGGCTACTATCACAGATAGCGTGCTTGATGAGAAGTCCATGGTCATACTTGATCAAAAGAACAATATATTTAATCCACTAGACTTGGGAGACTACCAAGAGACACTTAAGAAAGAATTGAATGCAAGAGAGCTAAAGGCTAAGAAGGACGGCATACTTGAAAGGGCGCAAGATAATGCGGACAAGATTTTAAGAAAAATGCTGCAAAGCCTTGGCTATAAAGATATTAATATAAGTTACATTTAG
- a CDS encoding ferritin, whose product MKISKQVADALVEQYNFELESGYIYLAMVHDLKDKAWDGFSHFMDKQAGEEYEHATKFKNFIEEIGERVELKAIPEPKKEYKSVLEIFKTAYKHEQEVTKRIENIFDLALKEKNYVVVEFLNWFLKEQVEEEDNMRTIVEVLENLKDGYTGLYLYDKELGRRE is encoded by the coding sequence ATGAAAATTAGTAAGCAAGTTGCAGATGCTCTAGTAGAACAATACAATTTTGAATTGGAAAGTGGCTATATTTACTTAGCTATGGTACATGATTTAAAGGACAAAGCTTGGGATGGCTTCTCTCACTTCATGGACAAACAAGCTGGGGAAGAATATGAACACGCTACAAAGTTTAAAAACTTCATCGAAGAAATCGGTGAAAGAGTTGAATTAAAAGCTATTCCTGAACCAAAGAAGGAATACAAATCAGTTCTTGAAATCTTTAAGACAGCTTACAAACATGAACAAGAAGTTACAAAGAGAATCGAAAACATCTTTGATCTAGCACTTAAGGAAAAGAACTATGTAGTTGTTGAGTTCTTAAACTGGTTCTTAAAAGAACAAGTTGAAGAAGAAGACAACATGAGAACTATCGTTGAAGTATTAGAAAACCTAAAGGATGGCTACACTGGCTTATATCTATATGATAAGGAACTAGGTAGAAGAGAATAA
- a CDS encoding rubrerythrin family protein: MTQTNLQSAFGGESQAHMRYLYWAGAAEKEGFKNIARLFEATAEAERVHAHLHFRAMKDLEGDFTVTSGAGFGDHGTSKNLLAAAGGEHFEHTEMYPSYILVAEEQGEKAAVSAMKFAVEAEKVHEKLFLKAKEYIDQGKDLEVSKIYLCPVCGFISLTGEEEKCPICSAPASKFVEY, from the coding sequence ATGACACAAACAAACCTTCAATCAGCATTTGGAGGAGAATCACAAGCACACATGCGTTATCTTTACTGGGCAGGAGCTGCAGAAAAGGAAGGCTTCAAGAACATAGCAAGATTATTTGAAGCAACAGCAGAAGCAGAGAGAGTTCACGCTCATCTACACTTCAGAGCAATGAAAGACTTAGAAGGTGACTTCACAGTAACATCAGGAGCAGGTTTCGGAGATCACGGAACATCAAAAAACTTACTTGCAGCAGCAGGTGGAGAACACTTTGAACATACAGAAATGTATCCAAGTTACATATTAGTAGCTGAAGAGCAAGGCGAAAAAGCCGCTGTATCAGCAATGAAATTCGCAGTTGAAGCAGAAAAAGTACACGAAAAATTATTCTTAAAAGCAAAAGAATATATTGATCAAGGCAAGGACCTAGAAGTATCTAAGATATATCTATGCCCAGTATGCGGTTTCATCTCACTAACAGGTGAAGAAGAAAAGTGCCCTATCTGCAGTGCACCAGCATCAAAATTTGTTGAATATTAA
- the murA gene encoding UDP-N-acetylglucosamine 1-carboxyvinyltransferase yields MAKLLIQESNPLLGTVRVSGAKNAALPILAATILGTEDIILEDLPKLKDVEVMCEVLSSLGATIEKINEHTIKINSNTINKYEVDYQLMHKMRASFIVMGALIGRMGKARSSMPGGCAIGARPVDLHLKGFRSLGVNVDVEENDEYTDIFAHADNLAGNKIYLDFPSVGATQNIILAAVLAQGETVIDNAAMEPEIVDMVNFLNKMGAKIYGAGTSTIRIRGVEKLFGATHQIMPDRIEAGTFMVAAAATHGDIILNNVIVSHMRPVIAKLREAGCDIYEDTDTLRIVATKKLKPIKVKTLPYPGFPTDMQAQFMALETIIEGESEVIETVFENRFMHVDELRKLGANIDVEDRTATVKGVDKLHGAEVRATDLRAGAALVIAALCASGDTKLSDIYHIDRGYEDFEEKFRSLGAKVYRVEE; encoded by the coding sequence TTGGCAAAGTTACTTATACAAGAATCGAATCCTTTGCTTGGAACAGTAAGAGTCAGCGGTGCAAAGAACGCCGCTCTGCCTATACTTGCTGCGACTATACTTGGCACTGAAGACATAATACTAGAGGACCTACCTAAACTTAAAGACGTCGAAGTTATGTGCGAAGTGCTTTCCTCATTAGGAGCAACGATTGAAAAGATAAACGAACATACAATTAAAATAAATTCAAACACTATTAATAAATACGAAGTAGACTACCAACTAATGCATAAGATGAGAGCATCCTTCATCGTTATGGGTGCGCTTATAGGCAGGATGGGTAAGGCAAGAAGCTCTATGCCGGGAGGCTGCGCGATAGGAGCAAGGCCAGTTGATTTGCACCTAAAAGGTTTTAGATCACTTGGCGTCAACGTCGATGTTGAGGAGAATGATGAGTACACAGACATCTTCGCTCACGCAGATAATTTAGCAGGCAATAAAATTTACCTAGACTTCCCTTCAGTTGGTGCGACACAAAATATCATCTTAGCTGCTGTTCTTGCACAAGGCGAGACAGTTATCGACAACGCGGCGATGGAGCCCGAGATTGTTGATATGGTTAACTTCTTAAACAAGATGGGCGCGAAGATATATGGAGCAGGTACGTCGACTATACGTATTAGAGGTGTTGAAAAGCTTTTTGGTGCGACTCATCAAATCATGCCAGACAGGATAGAGGCGGGCACTTTTATGGTGGCTGCAGCTGCAACACATGGCGACATCATACTTAACAACGTCATAGTAAGTCATATGAGACCAGTCATAGCTAAATTGCGTGAGGCAGGCTGCGACATATATGAAGACACTGACACTTTAAGGATAGTTGCAACAAAGAAGCTTAAACCGATAAAGGTAAAGACACTACCATATCCAGGCTTCCCAACAGATATGCAAGCGCAGTTTATGGCGCTTGAGACCATCATCGAAGGCGAGTCTGAGGTTATAGAGACAGTTTTTGAAAACAGATTTATGCACGTTGATGAGCTAAGAAAGCTTGGCGCCAATATTGACGTAGAAGACAGAACAGCGACAGTTAAAGGCGTAGATAAGCTTCACGGCGCAGAAGTTAGGGCGACAGACCTTAGAGCCGGAGCAGCCCTTGTCATAGCGGCGCTATGCGCAAGTGGCGATACTAAGCTATCGGACATATACCATATCGACAGAGGATATGAAGATTTTGAAGAGAAATTTAGATCTTTAGGCGCAAAAGTCTATAGAGTAGAGGAATAA
- the mreB gene encoding rod shape-determining protein MreB, with product MGLRSDVGIDLGTASVLVYVKGKGIVLKEPSVVAIDQYTNKFLAVGEEARKMLGRTPGNIVAIRPLREGVISDYSVTQRMLKYFIQKALGRMLFKPRLIVCVPSGCTEVEKRAVIEAANEAGAIKTYLIEEPIAAAIGAGLDITQPNGNMIIDIGGGTTDIAVISLGGIVVSKSIKVAGDNCDEAITKYIRKKFKMMIGERSSEELKVTIGCAYPLEEEQYMEVKGRNLMSGLPMNVVVSSTDMLEALKEPVQEIIEAVHTVLERTPPELAADISGRGIILTGGGACLKGLDTLVTEQTGIPCRVAEDPVECVAIGTGKSLDWVEILEKSNNKSGASVRFR from the coding sequence ATGGGATTAAGATCTGATGTAGGCATTGACTTAGGTACAGCTAGTGTACTTGTTTATGTAAAAGGAAAAGGCATAGTACTTAAAGAACCGTCTGTCGTTGCGATAGACCAATATACAAATAAATTCTTGGCTGTTGGCGAAGAAGCAAGAAAGATGCTTGGCAGAACACCAGGAAACATCGTCGCTATAAGACCGCTTAGAGAAGGAGTTATCTCTGACTACAGCGTTACACAAAGAATGCTTAAATACTTCATACAAAAGGCACTTGGCAGAATGCTTTTCAAGCCAAGATTAATTGTTTGCGTTCCAAGCGGCTGTACAGAAGTTGAGAAGAGAGCGGTTATTGAAGCTGCAAACGAAGCAGGCGCAATCAAGACCTACCTTATCGAAGAACCTATCGCAGCAGCTATAGGCGCAGGACTTGACATCACACAACCTAACGGCAACATGATCATAGATATAGGTGGCGGTACAACAGACATCGCAGTTATATCACTTGGCGGCATCGTTGTAAGTAAGTCAATCAAGGTGGCAGGCGACAATTGCGACGAAGCAATCACAAAGTACATTAGAAAGAAATTTAAGATGATGATAGGTGAGAGATCATCCGAAGAGCTAAAGGTAACTATAGGCTGCGCTTATCCACTTGAAGAAGAACAATACATGGAAGTTAAGGGTAGAAATCTTATGAGCGGCCTACCTATGAACGTTGTTGTTTCATCAACAGATATGCTTGAAGCGCTTAAAGAGCCGGTTCAAGAGATCATCGAAGCAGTTCACACAGTACTTGAGAGGACACCACCTGAGCTTGCAGCCGACATCTCTGGCAGAGGCATAATACTTACAGGTGGCGGCGCTTGCTTAAAGGGACTTGACACACTTGTTACAGAACAAACAGGTATACCATGCAGAGTTGCTGAAGATCCAGTAGAGTGCGTTGCTATAGGTACAGGTAAGTCACTTGATTGGGTAGAGATACTTGAGAAGTCAAACAACAAAAGCGGTGCGAGCGTAAGATTTAGATAA
- a CDS encoding arsenosugar biosynthesis-associated peroxidase-like protein, producing the protein MSQYFERKDLQEFGRGALGELNKEMWDNFMKYYASVYQDSKLTAREKSLIALAVAHAIHCPYCIEAYTTACLDQGYTKEEMMEAVHVASSITGGAVLAYSTQMKKLADEMEM; encoded by the coding sequence ATGAGTCAATATTTTGAAAGAAAAGATTTACAAGAATTCGGCAGAGGCGCTTTAGGCGAACTTAATAAAGAGATGTGGGATAATTTCATGAAGTATTACGCAAGTGTATACCAAGACAGCAAGCTAACAGCTAGAGAAAAATCACTTATCGCACTTGCAGTTGCACATGCTATCCACTGCCCATATTGCATCGAAGCATACACAACAGCATGCTTAGACCAAGGCTACACTAAAGAAGAAATGATGGAAGCAGTTCACGTTGCAAGCTCTATCACAGGAGGAGCAGTACTTGCTTACTCAACTCAAATGAAGAAACTTGCTGACGAGATGGAGATGTAA
- the arsS gene encoding arsenosugar biosynthesis radical SAM (seleno)protein ArsS (Some members of this family are selenoproteins.) → MSYLKSLQEAVQPFAKTVGYDILAKEPKTLQLNITRKCNLACKHCHVEASPTRDEDMDMKTAQRAMEILKEWDFTTLDITGGAPEMSSVYKYLIETASSMGKKLMTRSNLTIFLDEEYKDLPEFLKEHKVEIIASLPFYEEVKTDKVRGIGVFHDSIEVLQRLCKLGYGRDEELQLNLVYNPSGAMIPAGQEELEAIYRTKLKEGYDIDFNNLYSMTNAPIGRFGEWLDKSGNMQKYLGRLCTAFNPATVDALMCLDTLSVDYDGSLHDCDFNLALGMKISGEHKSIFNIEKEDLIGRKIRTMNHCYSCTAGSGSS, encoded by the coding sequence TTGTCTTACCTAAAGAGTTTACAAGAAGCAGTCCAGCCATTTGCAAAGACGGTTGGGTACGATATCTTAGCTAAGGAGCCAAAGACACTGCAGCTAAACATAACGAGGAAGTGTAACCTTGCGTGCAAGCACTGTCACGTCGAGGCCTCACCTACAAGAGATGAGGATATGGATATGAAGACTGCACAGAGGGCCATGGAGATATTAAAGGAGTGGGACTTTACAACTCTTGATATAACAGGCGGCGCGCCAGAGATGAGCAGCGTTTATAAGTACCTCATCGAGACAGCCTCGTCTATGGGTAAGAAGCTTATGACTAGAAGTAACCTTACTATCTTTTTGGATGAAGAATACAAGGACTTACCTGAGTTTTTAAAAGAGCACAAGGTAGAGATCATCGCTTCGCTGCCATTCTACGAGGAAGTAAAGACTGACAAAGTTAGAGGCATAGGCGTCTTTCACGACTCAATCGAGGTCTTGCAAAGGCTATGCAAGCTTGGCTATGGTAGAGATGAAGAACTGCAGCTAAACCTTGTATATAATCCGAGTGGAGCCATGATACCAGCGGGTCAAGAGGAGCTTGAGGCGATATATAGGACCAAGCTTAAAGAGGGGTATGACATCGACTTTAACAATCTATATAGCATGACAAATGCACCTATAGGACGCTTTGGCGAGTGGTTAGATAAGTCGGGCAATATGCAAAAGTACTTAGGAAGACTATGCACTGCCTTCAACCCAGCGACTGTCGATGCACTTATGTGCCTTGACACGCTCTCAGTTGACTACGACGGCAGCCTTCACGACTGCGACTTCAACCTTGCACTCGGAATGAAGATATCAGGGGAGCACAAGAGCATCTTCAACATCGAAAAAGAAGATTTAATCGGAAGAAAAATTAGAACAATGAACCATTGCTACTCATGTACCGCAGGAAGCGGTTCCTCATGA
- a CDS encoding flavodoxin, with product MKASVIFWSGTGNTEAMANEIAAKLKELGADTKLLTVEEASVDDAKDADLLALGCPAMGAEELEEDYFRPYFDSIKDVIKDKKVAIFGSYEWNSGEWMDLWKNECADSGIAVVDALIAYDHPDADALAKCRELAEKLMK from the coding sequence ATGAAAGCGAGCGTAATATTCTGGTCAGGCACAGGCAACACAGAAGCTATGGCGAACGAAATCGCTGCAAAGCTTAAAGAGCTAGGTGCAGATACTAAACTATTGACAGTTGAAGAAGCAAGTGTTGACGATGCAAAGGACGCAGATTTACTTGCATTAGGCTGCCCAGCAATGGGAGCAGAAGAACTTGAAGAAGACTACTTCAGACCTTACTTTGACAGCATCAAAGACGTGATCAAAGACAAAAAAGTTGCTATCTTCGGTTCATACGAGTGGAACAGTGGAGAGTGGATGGACCTTTGGAAAAACGAATGCGCTGACAGCGGCATCGCAGTTGTAGATGCACTTATCGCATATGACCATCCAGATGCAGATGCACTAGCTAAGTGCAGAGAACTTGCAGAAAAATTAATGAAGTAA
- a CDS encoding ZIP family metal transporter — MNNLLSREATIAIGLVFPGLMTALGAVPVFFTKNVSQKLLDMMLGFAAGIMLAATCFSLVMPSIEYGGGDFKAVIITSLGILFGAFIIDMIDKYSPHEHLIDKRREGVSSSLSEIWLFIIAITIHNFPEGMATGVGFGTENISDGLALALGIGIQNMPEGLAVALSLVREKYSVKYAFIVAALTGLVEPVGAALGFGLVNVFKPVLPVVLASAAGAMLFVICDEIIPDTHSKGYEREATYGIIFGFVIMMILDILLG; from the coding sequence ATGAACAATTTATTAAGTAGGGAGGCTACCATCGCAATAGGACTTGTCTTTCCAGGTCTAATGACTGCCTTAGGTGCTGTGCCCGTATTTTTTACTAAGAATGTATCACAGAAGCTTTTAGATATGATGCTTGGCTTTGCAGCAGGTATCATGCTAGCTGCGACTTGCTTTTCGCTTGTTATGCCATCGATTGAGTATGGTGGTGGCGACTTCAAAGCTGTTATAATCACTTCACTAGGTATCTTATTTGGTGCCTTCATCATTGACATGATTGACAAGTACTCGCCGCACGAGCACCTTATCGACAAAAGACGCGAAGGTGTCTCATCATCACTTAGTGAGATCTGGTTATTCATCATTGCGATAACCATACACAACTTCCCTGAAGGTATGGCAACAGGTGTAGGCTTTGGTACCGAAAACATTAGTGACGGTCTTGCGCTTGCCCTTGGTATAGGCATTCAAAATATGCCTGAGGGTCTAGCCGTTGCGCTAAGTCTTGTGCGTGAGAAATACTCTGTGAAGTATGCCTTCATAGTTGCTGCACTAACTGGCTTAGTTGAGCCTGTAGGCGCCGCTCTTGGATTTGGCCTTGTTAATGTGTTTAAGCCTGTACTTCCAGTAGTACTTGCCTCAGCTGCAGGAGCGATGCTATTCGTTATCTGCGACGAAATCATTCCAGATACGCACTCAAAAGGCTACGAAAGAGAAGCCACATACGGCATCATCTTTGGTTTCGTCATCATGATGATCTTAGATATACTACTAGGATAA
- a CDS encoding hemerythrin domain-containing protein, with protein MYYIDTLKSEHEHIIKLTDHILKVSKDILHGTVNSSDILTITDVIRNYADKYHHKKEEDLVFKAMLEYLGELAEKLVTSGMLVEHDLARYERMMIEFSLESYEKDKSDEARLELIGHLMSYRSLLIRHADKENKVVYPFAMKNLPEDVQRKLDEETRVFEEENKEQREKYLKIINDFELVTIL; from the coding sequence ATGTATTATATAGATACACTTAAAAGCGAACACGAACATATAATTAAACTCACAGACCATATACTTAAAGTTTCAAAAGACATCTTGCACGGCACAGTAAATTCTAGTGATATATTGACCATAACAGACGTGATTAGAAACTATGCAGATAAATATCATCACAAAAAAGAAGAGGACCTAGTCTTCAAAGCTATGCTAGAATATCTTGGTGAGCTTGCTGAGAAACTTGTTACAAGCGGCATGCTTGTTGAGCACGACCTAGCACGTTACGAGCGCATGATGATAGAATTTAGTCTTGAAAGCTACGAAAAAGATAAATCAGATGAGGCGCGCCTTGAACTCATAGGCCACCTTATGAGCTATCGCTCGCTACTTATTAGACACGCAGACAAAGAGAACAAGGTAGTCTATCCATTTGCAATGAAGAACTTGCCAGAAGATGTGCAAAGAAAACTTGACGAAGAGACAAGGGTCTTCGAAGAAGAAAATAAAGAACAAAGAGAAAAGTACTTAAAGATCATAAACGATTTTGAATTGGTAACAATTTTATAA
- a CDS encoding TIGR01440 family protein — MEYKEALKKVLDEFQAEANLKEGEILVVGCSTSEVVGGKIGKASSMDVAKEFIEAFMDFAKEHKVYLAFQCCEHLNRAIVTTKECMEKYFLEEVSVVPKMHAGGSMATIAYKKLDEPVVVEYIQGHGGIDIGDTFIGMHIKPVAVPVRVSVKEIGEAHLTLVRRRPKLIGGERAQYK; from the coding sequence ATGGAATACAAAGAGGCGCTTAAGAAGGTACTTGATGAGTTTCAAGCTGAGGCAAATTTAAAAGAAGGCGAGATACTTGTTGTTGGCTGCTCGACTAGTGAGGTCGTTGGTGGCAAGATTGGCAAGGCTTCGTCTATGGATGTTGCAAAGGAATTCATCGAAGCCTTTATGGACTTTGCCAAAGAGCACAAGGTCTACCTTGCTTTCCAATGCTGCGAGCACTTGAACAGGGCTATAGTTACTACAAAAGAGTGCATGGAGAAGTACTTCTTAGAAGAGGTAAGTGTTGTTCCTAAGATGCATGCTGGAGGTTCTATGGCGACTATCGCATATAAGAAGCTAGATGAGCCTGTAGTTGTTGAGTATATACAAGGCCACGGTGGTATCGACATAGGTGACACCTTTATAGGCATGCACATCAAGCCTGTCGCTGTACCTGTAAGAGTAAGCGTGAAAGAGATAGGTGAGGCTCACCTTACACTTGTTAGAAGAAGACCTAAGCTAATAGGTGGCGAGAGGGCACAGTATAAGTAG